Proteins from a single region of Gasterosteus aculeatus chromosome Y, fGasAcu3.hap1.1, whole genome shotgun sequence:
- the LOC120812193 gene encoding Golgi apparatus membrane protein TVP23 homolog A-like, with the protein MMTPMGITVTMADDTEDVQLDFAADEQESARRSAVIRHPLVSFFHLFFRVVTIVVYLLCDWISESFSSCFVLILTLLSFDFWSVKASLGKDIGTEAEARIFWLGLIICPLIWTLFFFISLFSLKIKWLSLVVVSISLQVANLYGYQAAKQ; encoded by the exons ATGATGACACCGATGGGCATCACCGTG ACTATGGCGGACGACACGGAGGATGTTCAGCTGGACTTTGCTGCCGACGAGCAGGAGAGTGCGCGGAGAAGCGCGGTCATAAG ACACCCACTCGTCTCCTTTTTTCACCTGTTCTTCCGGGTGGTCACCATTGTTGTCTACTTACTCTGTGACTGGATCAGCGAGAGCTTTTCCTCATGTTTTGTGCTGATCCTCACTCTGCTCTCTTTCGATTTCTGGTCTGTCAAG gcctcATTGGGCAAGGACATCGGGACAGAGGCAGAGGCGAGGATTTTTTGGCTGGGTCTCATCATCTGCCCTCTCATATGGACATTGTTCTTCTTcatctcccttttctccctgaAGATTAAATGGCTG TCCCTTGTGGTTGTGAGTATTTCCCTCCAAGTGGCTAATCTTTATGGTTACCAAGCTGCAAAGCAGTAG